A single region of the Epinephelus moara isolate mb chromosome 14, YSFRI_EMoa_1.0, whole genome shotgun sequence genome encodes:
- the LOC126401085 gene encoding ubiquitin-conjugating enzyme E2 D2-like isoform X1 → MALKRIHKELNDLARDPPAQCSAGPVGDDMFHWQATIMGPCDSPYQGGVFFLTIHFPTDYPFKPPKVAFTTRIYHPNINSNGSICLDILRSQWSPALTISKVLLSICSLLCDPNPDDPLVPEIARIYKTDSPRYNKLAQEWTTKYAML, encoded by the exons ATGGCCCTGAAAAGGATTCACAAG GAGCTTAACGACCTGGCTCGTGACCCTCCAGCACAGTGCTCAGCCGGCCCAGTGGGCGATGACA TGTTTCACTGGCAAGCCACAATCATGGGACCT TGTGACAGTCCATATCAGGGAGGTGTTTTCTTCTTGACAATTCATTTTCCAACAGACTACCCCTTCAAACCACCCAAG GTTGCATTTACAACAAGAATTTACCACCCAAATATTAACAGTAACGGCAGTATCTGCCTGGATATTCTCAGATCACAGTGGTCTCCTGCACTTACTATTTCTAAAG TTCTTCTCTCCATTTGCTCACTCCTATGTGACCCAAACCCTGATGACCCACTAGTGCCAGAGATCGCACGAATCTACAAAACAGATAGTCCGAG GTACAATAAACTAGCTCAGGAGTGGACAACCAAGTATGCCATGCTTTAG
- the LOC126401085 gene encoding ubiquitin-conjugating enzyme E2 D2-like isoform X2 — MALKRIHKELNDLARDPPAQCSAGPVGDDMFHWQATIMGPCDSPYQGGVFFLTIHFPTDYPFKPPKVAFTTRIYHPNINSNGSICLDILRSQWSPALTISKVLLSICSLLCDPNPDDPLVPEIARIYKTDSPRYTRMAKDWTHKYAM; from the exons ATGGCCCTGAAAAGGATTCACAAG GAGCTTAACGACCTGGCTCGTGACCCTCCAGCACAGTGCTCAGCCGGCCCAGTGGGCGATGACA TGTTTCACTGGCAAGCCACAATCATGGGACCT TGTGACAGTCCATATCAGGGAGGTGTTTTCTTCTTGACAATTCATTTTCCAACAGACTACCCCTTCAAACCACCCAAG GTTGCATTTACAACAAGAATTTACCACCCAAATATTAACAGTAACGGCAGTATCTGCCTGGATATTCTCAGATCACAGTGGTCTCCTGCACTTACTATTTCTAAAG TTCTTCTCTCCATTTGCTCACTCCTATGTGACCCAAACCCTGATGACCCACTAGTGCCAGAGATCGCACGAATCTACAAAACAGATAGTCCGAG